In Arctopsyche grandis isolate Sample6627 chromosome 13, ASM5162203v2, whole genome shotgun sequence, one DNA window encodes the following:
- the LOC143921093 gene encoding alpha-tocopherol transfer protein, protein MSLELDQNFGWYVKVGVHKIKLEKEDLNEDMKKKAREELRETPENVECALKELRKLLTSETDLYIPIDCDEYLIKFLRPCKFYPESTLQQIKRFYTFRKKNPIYCYNLLPENDRNAFKQGLIGFQEIRDNNGSRILVIEAGGKWKPSQCTLVELFRSIQLSLEAAMAEPKTQVGGVVVIFNMLGFSLSHVVQITPSFAKMVVDWIQDCIPIRLKAIHIVNQPYVFNMVFQIFKPFMREKLKQRLHFHGTNYDSLQKHVPKEALQPRFKGTMIMPEMDGGLLCDLFCKYKEEFVLADSYGYKKNGS, encoded by the exons ATGTCTCTCGAATTGGATCAAAACTTCGGGTGGTACGTCAAGGTGGGCGTGCACAAGATCAAATTAGAAAAGGAGGACCTCAACGAAGATATGAAGAAAAAGGCGCGAGAGGAGCTGAGAGAGACTCCCGAGAACGTGGAGTGTGCTCTAAAAGAATTGAGGAAACTTTTGACCT ctGAAACTGATTTATATATACCGATAGACTgtgatgaatatttaataaaatttttgcgACCTTGCAAGTTTTATCCTGAGAGTACGCTTCAACAG ATTAAAAGATTTTACACATTTAGAAAGAAAAATCCGATTTACTGCTATAATTTGTTACCAGAAAATGACAGAAACGCTTTCAAACAAGGATTAATTGGTTTTCAAGAGATTCGGGACAATAATGGTTCTAGAATCTTGGTCATAGAAGCTGGAG gtaAGTGGAAACCAAGTCAATGTACTTTGGTGGAGTTGTTCCGTTCTATTCAGTTATCACTAGAAGCAGCTATGGCAGAACCAAAGACCCAAGTCGGAGGAGTAGTTGTAATATTCAATATGCTTGGTTTTTCTTTATCGCATGTCGTACAAATAACTCCAAGTTTTGCGAAAATGGTTGTCGATTGGATTCAA gaTTGTATCCCTATAAGATTGAAAGCTATACACATTGTGAATCAACCTTATGTTTTCAATATGGTCTTCCAAATATTTAAACCTTTCATGAGAGAAAAGCTAAAGCAGAGATTACACTTTCACGGTACAAATTATGATTCATTGCAAAAACATGTGCCTAAAGAGGCTCTTCAACCTAGATTCAAAGGTACTATGATCATGCCAGAAATGGACGGAGGACTTTTGTGTGACCTGTTTTGCAAATACAAAGAAGAATTTGTTC tcgcCGATTCCTAtgggtacaagaaaaatggatCGTAA
- the LOC143920952 gene encoding clavesin-1 isoform X1, which produces MAMESPLRVQIQYKHIKWEDGASIMLSGLEQLPSIQFGDFTLQFELDDLPPSAREIARKELRETPEVSKDAVATLRDMLKDENDLHLPLDNDAWLVRFLRPCKFHPQSAFELVKRYYAFKVKHFDMYRNLLPSREQNIFNHNILTVMPNRDQYGRRMLLIELGKKWKHNKCSLDEVFKGCVLFLEAAMLEPETQVAGAIVIFDMDGLSLQQVWQFTPPFAKRIVDWLQESVPLRIKGIHIVNQPYIFNMVFALFKPFLREKLRNRIIFHGSDRNSLHQHVSAKCLPLNYGGTLEMPQITGPQWLELLIKCDAEYEAINSYGYKKVLNK; this is translated from the exons gtGCCAGCATCATGTTATCGGGTTTGGAGCAACTTCCCAGCATCCAATTTGGCGATTTCACTCTCCAGTTCGAGCTGGATGATTTGCCACCATCAGCTCGAGAGATCGCCCGCAAAGAGTTGAGAGAAACTCCGGAAGTGTCCAAAGATGCCGTAGCCACCCTCAGAGATATGCTCAAAG atgAGAATGATCTTCACCTTCCTTTGGATAACGACGCATGGTTAGTTCGCTTCCTTCGGCCATGCAAATTTCATCCTCAAAGTGCATTTGAATTG gTTAAAAGATACTATGCTTTTAAAGTGAAGCACTTTGATATGTACAGAAATCTCTTGCCAAGTCGtgaacaaaatattttcaatcacaATATACTTACGGTTATGCCCAACAGAGACCAATATGGAAGAAGAATGCTGCTCATCGAATTAGGAA aAAAATGGAAGCATAACAAGTGTTCGCTTGATGAAGTTTTCAAAGGTTGTGTTCTGTTTTTGGAGGCAGCCATGTTAGAACCGGAAACTCAAGTAGCCGGAGCGATAGTTATATTTGACATGGACGGTCTTTCGTTGCAACAAGTATGGCAATTTACTCCTCCTTTCGCGAAAAGAATCGTCGATTGGCTACAG GAAAGTGTTCCTCTTAGAATTAAAGGAATTCACATCGTCAACCAGCcgtatattttcaatatggtGTTCGCTTTATTCAAACCGTTCCTTAGAGAAAAATTAAGGAATCGTATTATATTCCACGGGTCCGACAGAAACTCTCTGCATCAACATGTTAGTGCTAAATGCTTACCGTTGAACTATGGAGGAACTCTAGAGATGCCACAGATCACGGGACCACAATGGTTGGAACTTTTGATTAAGTGTGATGCTGAATATGAAG CAATCAACTCTTATGGCTATAAAAAAGTGTTAAACAAATGA
- the LOC143920952 gene encoding clavesin-1 isoform X3, whose protein sequence is MPQCASIMLSGLEQLPSIQFGDFTLQFELDDLPPSAREIARKELRETPEVSKDAVATLRDMLKDENDLHLPLDNDAWLVRFLRPCKFHPQSAFELVKRYYAFKVKHFDMYRNLLPSREQNIFNHNILTVMPNRDQYGRRMLLIELGKKWKHNKCSLDEVFKGCVLFLEAAMLEPETQVAGAIVIFDMDGLSLQQVWQFTPPFAKRIVDWLQESVPLRIKGIHIVNQPYIFNMVFALFKPFLREKLRNRIIFHGSDRNSLHQHVSAKCLPLNYGGTLEMPQITGPQWLELLIKCDAEYEAINSYGYKKVLNK, encoded by the exons gtGCCAGCATCATGTTATCGGGTTTGGAGCAACTTCCCAGCATCCAATTTGGCGATTTCACTCTCCAGTTCGAGCTGGATGATTTGCCACCATCAGCTCGAGAGATCGCCCGCAAAGAGTTGAGAGAAACTCCGGAAGTGTCCAAAGATGCCGTAGCCACCCTCAGAGATATGCTCAAAG atgAGAATGATCTTCACCTTCCTTTGGATAACGACGCATGGTTAGTTCGCTTCCTTCGGCCATGCAAATTTCATCCTCAAAGTGCATTTGAATTG gTTAAAAGATACTATGCTTTTAAAGTGAAGCACTTTGATATGTACAGAAATCTCTTGCCAAGTCGtgaacaaaatattttcaatcacaATATACTTACGGTTATGCCCAACAGAGACCAATATGGAAGAAGAATGCTGCTCATCGAATTAGGAA aAAAATGGAAGCATAACAAGTGTTCGCTTGATGAAGTTTTCAAAGGTTGTGTTCTGTTTTTGGAGGCAGCCATGTTAGAACCGGAAACTCAAGTAGCCGGAGCGATAGTTATATTTGACATGGACGGTCTTTCGTTGCAACAAGTATGGCAATTTACTCCTCCTTTCGCGAAAAGAATCGTCGATTGGCTACAG GAAAGTGTTCCTCTTAGAATTAAAGGAATTCACATCGTCAACCAGCcgtatattttcaatatggtGTTCGCTTTATTCAAACCGTTCCTTAGAGAAAAATTAAGGAATCGTATTATATTCCACGGGTCCGACAGAAACTCTCTGCATCAACATGTTAGTGCTAAATGCTTACCGTTGAACTATGGAGGAACTCTAGAGATGCCACAGATCACGGGACCACAATGGTTGGAACTTTTGATTAAGTGTGATGCTGAATATGAAG CAATCAACTCTTATGGCTATAAAAAAGTGTTAAACAAATGA
- the LOC143920952 gene encoding clavesin-1 isoform X2, with protein sequence MVQGASIMLSGLEQLPSIQFGDFTLQFELDDLPPSAREIARKELRETPEVSKDAVATLRDMLKDENDLHLPLDNDAWLVRFLRPCKFHPQSAFELVKRYYAFKVKHFDMYRNLLPSREQNIFNHNILTVMPNRDQYGRRMLLIELGKKWKHNKCSLDEVFKGCVLFLEAAMLEPETQVAGAIVIFDMDGLSLQQVWQFTPPFAKRIVDWLQESVPLRIKGIHIVNQPYIFNMVFALFKPFLREKLRNRIIFHGSDRNSLHQHVSAKCLPLNYGGTLEMPQITGPQWLELLIKCDAEYEAINSYGYKKVLNK encoded by the exons gtGCCAGCATCATGTTATCGGGTTTGGAGCAACTTCCCAGCATCCAATTTGGCGATTTCACTCTCCAGTTCGAGCTGGATGATTTGCCACCATCAGCTCGAGAGATCGCCCGCAAAGAGTTGAGAGAAACTCCGGAAGTGTCCAAAGATGCCGTAGCCACCCTCAGAGATATGCTCAAAG atgAGAATGATCTTCACCTTCCTTTGGATAACGACGCATGGTTAGTTCGCTTCCTTCGGCCATGCAAATTTCATCCTCAAAGTGCATTTGAATTG gTTAAAAGATACTATGCTTTTAAAGTGAAGCACTTTGATATGTACAGAAATCTCTTGCCAAGTCGtgaacaaaatattttcaatcacaATATACTTACGGTTATGCCCAACAGAGACCAATATGGAAGAAGAATGCTGCTCATCGAATTAGGAA aAAAATGGAAGCATAACAAGTGTTCGCTTGATGAAGTTTTCAAAGGTTGTGTTCTGTTTTTGGAGGCAGCCATGTTAGAACCGGAAACTCAAGTAGCCGGAGCGATAGTTATATTTGACATGGACGGTCTTTCGTTGCAACAAGTATGGCAATTTACTCCTCCTTTCGCGAAAAGAATCGTCGATTGGCTACAG GAAAGTGTTCCTCTTAGAATTAAAGGAATTCACATCGTCAACCAGCcgtatattttcaatatggtGTTCGCTTTATTCAAACCGTTCCTTAGAGAAAAATTAAGGAATCGTATTATATTCCACGGGTCCGACAGAAACTCTCTGCATCAACATGTTAGTGCTAAATGCTTACCGTTGAACTATGGAGGAACTCTAGAGATGCCACAGATCACGGGACCACAATGGTTGGAACTTTTGATTAAGTGTGATGCTGAATATGAAG CAATCAACTCTTATGGCTATAAAAAAGTGTTAAACAAATGA
- the LOC143920952 gene encoding clavesin-1 isoform X4 gives MLSGLEQLPSIQFGDFTLQFELDDLPPSAREIARKELRETPEVSKDAVATLRDMLKDENDLHLPLDNDAWLVRFLRPCKFHPQSAFELVKRYYAFKVKHFDMYRNLLPSREQNIFNHNILTVMPNRDQYGRRMLLIELGKKWKHNKCSLDEVFKGCVLFLEAAMLEPETQVAGAIVIFDMDGLSLQQVWQFTPPFAKRIVDWLQESVPLRIKGIHIVNQPYIFNMVFALFKPFLREKLRNRIIFHGSDRNSLHQHVSAKCLPLNYGGTLEMPQITGPQWLELLIKCDAEYEAINSYGYKKVLNK, from the exons ATGTTATCGGGTTTGGAGCAACTTCCCAGCATCCAATTTGGCGATTTCACTCTCCAGTTCGAGCTGGATGATTTGCCACCATCAGCTCGAGAGATCGCCCGCAAAGAGTTGAGAGAAACTCCGGAAGTGTCCAAAGATGCCGTAGCCACCCTCAGAGATATGCTCAAAG atgAGAATGATCTTCACCTTCCTTTGGATAACGACGCATGGTTAGTTCGCTTCCTTCGGCCATGCAAATTTCATCCTCAAAGTGCATTTGAATTG gTTAAAAGATACTATGCTTTTAAAGTGAAGCACTTTGATATGTACAGAAATCTCTTGCCAAGTCGtgaacaaaatattttcaatcacaATATACTTACGGTTATGCCCAACAGAGACCAATATGGAAGAAGAATGCTGCTCATCGAATTAGGAA aAAAATGGAAGCATAACAAGTGTTCGCTTGATGAAGTTTTCAAAGGTTGTGTTCTGTTTTTGGAGGCAGCCATGTTAGAACCGGAAACTCAAGTAGCCGGAGCGATAGTTATATTTGACATGGACGGTCTTTCGTTGCAACAAGTATGGCAATTTACTCCTCCTTTCGCGAAAAGAATCGTCGATTGGCTACAG GAAAGTGTTCCTCTTAGAATTAAAGGAATTCACATCGTCAACCAGCcgtatattttcaatatggtGTTCGCTTTATTCAAACCGTTCCTTAGAGAAAAATTAAGGAATCGTATTATATTCCACGGGTCCGACAGAAACTCTCTGCATCAACATGTTAGTGCTAAATGCTTACCGTTGAACTATGGAGGAACTCTAGAGATGCCACAGATCACGGGACCACAATGGTTGGAACTTTTGATTAAGTGTGATGCTGAATATGAAG CAATCAACTCTTATGGCTATAAAAAAGTGTTAAACAAATGA